A genomic segment from Actinomycetota bacterium encodes:
- the trpE gene encoding anthranilate synthase component I, whose translation MHPSREEFRALAAGHTVVPVWRELAADLETPVSAYLKLGAGHERSFLLESVEHGERWGRFSFVGRGPSLTLVARGGTISVTGEPPPGSDMPTDRGVLAAVEALLAAYRSPVLPELPPLHGGVVGYLGYDVVREVERLPAVPPDDQGHPDAVLSVIGQVAAFDHLRQRVYLVDNVVVGAGPSTTELGSADAAYDAYDAAYEAAAARLDALAADLGRPLPYVPAEPPDPADPLPEVRSTVGPEAYCRAVEKAQEHIRAGDIFQVVPSQRFDLDLGADPFDVYRVLRQVNPSPYMYFLRHPEITLVGSSPEPMVQLRNGRVVTRPIAGSRPRGTTEAEDDALAADLVADPKELAEHVMLVDLARNDLGRVVSFGTEQVDEFMTVERYSHIMHLTSQVSGCLRPGKGPIDVLRATLPAGTVSGAPKVRAMEIIDELEPTKRGPYAGVIGYFDFSGNLDTAIAIRTMTITADGRASVQAGGGVVADSVPETEYIESCNKARALLAAVPAARRMRAAGTAARPAAPGAADVEVEVVGGG comes from the coding sequence GTGCACCCCAGCCGGGAGGAGTTCCGGGCCCTGGCCGCGGGCCACACGGTGGTCCCGGTGTGGCGGGAGCTGGCCGCCGACCTGGAGACCCCGGTCTCGGCCTACCTGAAGCTAGGGGCGGGCCACGAGCGCAGCTTCCTGCTGGAGTCGGTGGAGCACGGCGAGCGCTGGGGCCGCTTCTCGTTCGTGGGCCGGGGCCCGTCCCTGACCCTGGTGGCCCGGGGCGGGACCATCTCGGTGACCGGCGAGCCGCCCCCGGGGTCGGACATGCCCACCGACCGGGGGGTGCTGGCCGCCGTCGAGGCCCTGCTGGCCGCCTACCGTTCGCCCGTCCTGCCCGAGCTGCCGCCCCTGCACGGGGGGGTCGTGGGCTACCTGGGCTACGACGTGGTGCGCGAGGTGGAGCGGTTGCCCGCCGTGCCGCCCGACGACCAGGGCCATCCCGACGCCGTGCTGTCGGTGATCGGCCAGGTGGCCGCCTTCGACCACCTGCGCCAGCGGGTCTACCTGGTCGACAACGTGGTCGTGGGCGCTGGCCCGTCGACCACCGAGCTCGGCTCCGCCGATGCCGCCTACGACGCCTACGACGCCGCCTATGAGGCTGCGGCCGCCCGACTCGACGCCCTGGCCGCCGACCTGGGCCGCCCGCTGCCCTACGTGCCGGCCGAACCGCCCGACCCGGCCGACCCGCTGCCCGAGGTGCGCTCCACGGTCGGCCCAGAGGCCTACTGCCGGGCCGTGGAGAAGGCCCAGGAGCACATCCGGGCGGGAGACATATTCCAGGTGGTGCCGTCCCAGCGGTTCGACCTCGACCTGGGGGCCGATCCCTTCGACGTCTACCGGGTGCTGCGCCAGGTCAACCCCAGCCCCTACATGTACTTCCTGCGCCACCCCGAGATCACCCTGGTGGGCTCGTCGCCCGAACCCATGGTGCAGCTGCGCAACGGCCGGGTGGTCACCCGGCCCATCGCCGGCTCCCGGCCCCGGGGGACCACTGAAGCCGAAGACGACGCCTTGGCCGCCGACCTGGTGGCCGACCCCAAGGAGCTGGCCGAGCACGTCATGCTGGTCGACCTGGCCCGCAACGACCTGGGCCGGGTCGTCTCGTTCGGCACCGAGCAGGTGGACGAGTTCATGACCGTCGAGCGCTACAGCCACATCATGCACCTGACCTCGCAGGTAAGCGGTTGCTTACGGCCAGGGAAGGGGCCCATCGACGTGCTGCGGGCCACCCTGCCGGCGGGCACGGTGTCGGGGGCGCCCAAGGTGCGGGCCATGGAGATCATCGACGAGCTCGAGCCGACCAAGCGGGGCCCCTACGCCGGGGTCATCGGCTACTTCGACTTCTCCGGCAACCTCGACACGGCCATCGCCATCCGCACCATGACCATCACGGCCGACGGCCGGGCTTCCGTGCAGGCCGGGGGTGGGGTGGTGGCCGACAGCGTGCCCGAGACCGAGTACATCGAATCGTGCAACAAGGCCCGGGCCCTGCTGGCGGCCGTACCCGCGGCCCGGCGGATGCGGGCCGCGGGTACGGCGGCCCGCCCCGCGGCGCCCGGTGCCGCCGACGTCGAGGTGGAGGTGGTCGGCGGTGGGTGA
- a CDS encoding class I SAM-dependent methyltransferase produces the protein MPVTSSIEVHPTNEGQARAWDGDEGRYWAAHADWYEAALAGYDGPLMAAAAVEPGDAVLDLGCGTGVTTRQAARAAAPGGQATGIDLSSQMLAEARRRADADGLDNVNFVHGDAQVFPFPAGRYDVAIGRTSAMFFGGPVAALANVGRALRPGGRLVLLNWQGPEANEWLVEWSTALTGGRGLPAPPPGTPGPFAFADPARARAVLAEAGFTAVEVEGVSAPFWAGPSAEAAYELVLGQAGWMSDGLTEDGQAAARAALRASLEAHAAPGAGVTYRSGAWLVTAQRP, from the coding sequence GTGCCGGTGACCAGCAGCATCGAGGTACACCCGACCAACGAGGGCCAGGCCCGGGCCTGGGACGGCGACGAGGGCCGCTACTGGGCGGCCCACGCCGACTGGTACGAGGCGGCGCTGGCTGGCTACGACGGTCCCCTGATGGCCGCGGCCGCCGTCGAACCGGGCGACGCCGTGCTCGACCTGGGCTGCGGCACGGGCGTGACCACCCGCCAGGCGGCCCGAGCGGCCGCCCCCGGTGGCCAGGCCACGGGCATAGACCTGTCTTCTCAGATGCTGGCCGAGGCCCGGAGGCGGGCCGACGCCGACGGGCTGGACAACGTCAACTTCGTCCACGGCGACGCCCAGGTCTTCCCGTTCCCGGCCGGGCGCTACGACGTGGCGATCGGGCGCACGTCGGCCATGTTCTTCGGGGGCCCGGTCGCCGCCCTGGCCAACGTCGGGCGGGCCTTGAGGCCCGGCGGCCGGCTGGTCCTGCTCAACTGGCAGGGCCCGGAAGCCAACGAGTGGCTGGTCGAGTGGTCCACGGCCCTGACCGGAGGCCGGGGCCTACCCGCCCCCCCGCCGGGCACCCCTGGGCCCTTCGCCTTCGCCGACCCGGCTCGGGCGCGTGCGGTCTTGGCCGAGGCCGGGTTCACGGCCGTCGAGGTCGAGGGGGTGTCGGCTCCGTTCTGGGCCGGCCCGAGCGCCGAGGCGGCCTACGAGTTGGTCCTGGGCCAGGCGGGGTGGATGTCCGACGGCCTGACCGAGGACGGCCAGGCCGCGGCCCGCGCCGCCCTGCGGGCCAGCCTCGAGGCCCACGCCGCGCCCGGCGCGGGCGTCACATACCGCTCCGGCGCCTGGCTGGTCACGGCCCAGCGGCCGTAG
- a CDS encoding FtsX-like permease family protein has protein sequence MLRTTLAATWSHKRRLCATGSAVLLGVAFLSATLVFGDSARAGFAIAFAEANAGTDAYVRSAESFTAAEEVVRPPIAAEVVDVVAALDGVATVAAAVSGTGQVLDAQGRTIGGNGPPTMAAAWAPEPAFTGWALVEGRPPAAPGEVVLDRATAAEAGAGPGSKVTVLVPRPVEATVVGIATFGGRDSLGGSTYAAFTLDEAQRLLLGGTDLVSGVVVAAAPGVDQDELVRRLAAVLPPGVEAVSGADLTREQQAEIEGDFLGFFTAALTAFAVVALLVAAFSIFNTFAILAAQRTGESALLRALGASRRQVLGSALAESAIVGLVGSVLGAGAGVLVAAGALSLMEGAGFGMPVEGVALSARSLALAVAAGLLVTLVGGALPAWRAGRVSPLAALRDVAVDTSGRSRSRAAAGTVVVAGGAAAVVAGASGGASLAQTGLGAVVVVAGMVLLGPVVARPVGAVLGAPLRWRGASGDLARRNAVRNPRRMAASATALLVGVGVVSLFTVFGASVARTIEDQVDRAFGGDLALTPAGSGFSGAGLSPELVAEVAALAEVEAAAGLGFGPATVGGRQQQVGYSDPAALAAVADFDLVEGDVVGVSDDGVAMSADFAADHGYRVGQAVDVGFADGSTVALTLVATYDQRAIGGDVLVTDRRWAAHNRQPNYFLALVTLAEGTALDAGRAAVEAVAARHGSPDVMDRDGFVASQAAQIDTLLTVVYALLAVAVLIALMGIANTLSLSVHERRRELGLLRAVGQSRPQMRAMVRWESVIVALFGAVGGLALGLFVSWGLVMALNEAEGFGTYAVPAGSLVTVLAVGAAAGVAAGLRPAWRAARLDVLEAVASP, from the coding sequence ATGCTGCGCACGACCCTGGCCGCCACCTGGTCTCACAAGCGCCGGCTGTGCGCCACCGGGTCGGCCGTCCTGCTGGGGGTGGCCTTCCTGTCGGCCACGCTGGTCTTCGGCGACAGCGCCCGAGCCGGGTTCGCCATCGCGTTCGCCGAGGCCAACGCCGGCACCGATGCCTACGTCCGTTCGGCGGAGAGCTTCACGGCCGCCGAGGAGGTCGTCCGCCCGCCCATCGCGGCCGAAGTGGTGGACGTGGTGGCCGCGCTCGACGGGGTGGCCACGGTGGCCGCTGCCGTGTCGGGCACCGGGCAGGTGCTCGACGCCCAGGGCCGCACCATCGGCGGGAACGGGCCGCCCACGATGGCCGCCGCCTGGGCCCCCGAGCCCGCGTTCACCGGTTGGGCGCTGGTCGAGGGGCGCCCGCCCGCGGCTCCGGGGGAAGTGGTGCTCGACCGGGCCACCGCGGCCGAGGCGGGGGCCGGCCCGGGTTCGAAGGTGACCGTGCTCGTGCCCCGGCCCGTGGAGGCCACGGTCGTGGGCATCGCCACCTTCGGGGGGCGCGACAGCCTGGGCGGCTCGACCTACGCGGCCTTCACCCTGGACGAGGCCCAGCGGCTGCTGCTGGGCGGGACCGACTTGGTTTCGGGCGTGGTCGTGGCCGCCGCCCCGGGTGTGGACCAGGACGAGCTGGTACGCCGGCTGGCCGCCGTGCTGCCCCCGGGGGTGGAGGCCGTCTCGGGCGCCGACCTCACCCGCGAGCAGCAGGCCGAGATCGAGGGCGACTTCCTGGGCTTCTTCACGGCCGCCCTGACCGCCTTCGCGGTGGTCGCCCTGCTGGTGGCCGCCTTCAGCATCTTCAACACGTTCGCCATCCTGGCCGCCCAGCGCACCGGGGAGTCGGCCCTGCTGCGGGCGCTGGGGGCGTCGCGCCGCCAGGTCCTCGGGTCGGCCCTGGCCGAATCGGCCATCGTGGGCCTGGTGGGCTCCGTCCTGGGCGCGGGGGCGGGCGTGCTGGTGGCAGCCGGGGCCTTGAGCCTCATGGAAGGCGCCGGCTTCGGGATGCCGGTCGAGGGCGTGGCCCTCTCGGCCCGCTCGCTGGCCCTGGCCGTGGCCGCCGGCCTTCTGGTGACGCTGGTCGGGGGGGCGCTGCCCGCCTGGCGGGCGGGCCGGGTCTCCCCCCTGGCCGCCCTGCGAGACGTGGCCGTGGACACCTCGGGCCGGTCGCGGTCGCGGGCCGCAGCCGGGACCGTGGTCGTGGCCGGCGGGGCGGCCGCCGTCGTGGCCGGGGCCTCGGGTGGGGCCAGCCTGGCCCAGACCGGCCTCGGGGCCGTCGTGGTCGTGGCCGGGATGGTGCTGCTCGGCCCGGTGGTGGCCCGCCCCGTCGGGGCCGTGCTGGGCGCGCCGCTGCGGTGGCGGGGGGCGAGCGGCGACCTGGCCCGGCGCAACGCCGTGCGCAACCCCCGGCGCATGGCCGCCAGTGCCACCGCCCTGCTGGTGGGAGTGGGCGTCGTCAGCCTGTTCACCGTGTTCGGGGCGTCGGTGGCCCGCACCATCGAGGACCAGGTCGACCGGGCGTTCGGCGGCGACCTGGCCCTGACGCCCGCGGGGAGCGGCTTCAGCGGGGCCGGCCTGTCACCCGAGCTGGTGGCCGAGGTGGCCGCCCTGGCCGAGGTCGAGGCCGCCGCCGGGTTGGGCTTCGGGCCGGCCACGGTCGGGGGCCGCCAGCAGCAGGTGGGCTACTCCGACCCGGCGGCCCTGGCCGCGGTGGCCGACTTCGACCTGGTGGAGGGCGACGTGGTCGGGGTCAGCGACGACGGCGTGGCCATGTCGGCCGACTTCGCGGCCGACCACGGCTACCGGGTGGGCCAGGCCGTGGACGTGGGGTTCGCGGACGGCTCGACGGTGGCCCTCACGCTGGTGGCCACCTACGACCAGCGGGCCATCGGGGGCGACGTGCTGGTGACCGACCGGCGCTGGGCGGCCCACAACCGCCAGCCGAACTACTTCCTGGCCCTGGTCACACTGGCCGAGGGGACGGCGCTGGACGCCGGCCGGGCGGCTGTCGAGGCCGTGGCCGCCCGCCACGGCAGCCCCGACGTGATGGACCGTGACGGGTTCGTGGCCAGCCAGGCGGCCCAGATCGACACCCTGCTGACCGTCGTCTACGCCCTGCTGGCCGTGGCCGTGCTCATCGCTCTCATGGGGATCGCCAACACCTTGTCGCTGTCGGTGCACGAACGCCGCCGCGAGCTCGGCCTGCTGCGGGCCGTGGGCCAGAGCCGGCCCCAGATGCGGGCCATGGTGCGCTGGGAGTCGGTGATCGTGGCCCTGTTCGGGGCCGTGGGGGGCCTGGCCCTCGGCCTGTTCGTGAGCTGGGGGCTGGTCATGGCTCTCAACGAGGCCGAGGGCTTCGGCACCTACGCCGTGCCCGCGGGCTCGCTGGTCACCGTCCTGGCCGTGGGGGCGGCCGCCGGGGTGGCCGCCGGCCTGCGCCCCGCCTGGCGGGCCGCCCGCCTCGACGTGCTCGAGGCCGTGGCCTCCCCCTAG
- a CDS encoding response regulator transcription factor: MRVLIAEDSVLLRAGLTRLLIDAGEDVIASVGDADALRAAVERHRPDLAVVDVRMPPTNTDDGLRAALHIRASWPEVGILVLSQYVEERYATELLAGAGDGATGGLGYLLKDRVADVADFLAAARRVGQGGTALDPEVVAQLLARSRRRDPLAALSPREREVLAHMAEGLTNAGIARALVVNENTVEKHVTNIFTKLDLPAAEHSHRRVLAVLRWLGA; encoded by the coding sequence GTGCGCGTCCTGATCGCCGAGGACTCCGTGCTGCTGCGGGCCGGGCTGACCCGCCTGCTCATCGACGCCGGGGAGGATGTCATCGCCTCGGTGGGCGACGCCGACGCCCTGCGCGCGGCCGTCGAGCGCCACCGGCCCGACCTGGCCGTGGTCGACGTCCGCATGCCCCCGACCAACACCGACGACGGCCTGCGGGCCGCCCTGCACATCCGGGCGAGCTGGCCCGAGGTCGGCATCTTGGTGCTCAGCCAGTACGTGGAGGAGCGCTACGCCACCGAGCTGCTGGCCGGGGCCGGGGACGGTGCGACAGGCGGCCTCGGTTACCTGCTCAAGGACCGCGTGGCCGACGTGGCCGACTTCCTGGCCGCGGCCCGCCGGGTGGGCCAGGGGGGCACGGCCCTCGACCCCGAGGTGGTGGCCCAGCTCCTGGCCCGCAGCCGCCGTCGGGACCCGCTGGCCGCCCTGTCCCCCCGTGAACGCGAGGTGCTGGCCCACATGGCCGAGGGCCTGACCAACGCCGGCATCGCCCGTGCCCTGGTCGTCAACGAGAACACCGTGGAGAAGCACGTGACCAACATCTTCACCAAGCTCGACCTGCCCGCGGCCGAGCACAGCCACCGCCGGGTGCTGGCCGTCCTGCGCTGGTTGGGGGCCTGA
- a CDS encoding glycine cleavage T C-terminal barrel domain-containing protein has translation MGDGADYQALREDVGAVWLERDFVAVDGPDAVSFLQGQLSQDVNVEVGASAWAMVLQPQGKLDAFVRLWRQGEDRFVLDTDGGWGPAVVERLNRFKLRVKAEVGPLAWKCLALRGPRAHEVAGAAASPGTVVLGADWPGLAGADLVGEGPELPAGVRLCGPAAYQVARIEAGVPEMGREIDESTIPAEAGIVERSVSWTKGCYTGQELVARIDSRGGNVPRRLRGLVLGEGEVPPAGARVVAGEKDVGRVTSVGEPIEGRAPVALAYVGRAVEPPADVTVTWDGGSVLATVEPLPLVP, from the coding sequence GTGGGTGACGGGGCTGACTACCAGGCGCTGCGCGAGGACGTGGGGGCGGTGTGGCTGGAGCGCGACTTCGTGGCCGTCGACGGCCCCGACGCGGTCTCGTTCCTCCAGGGCCAGCTCTCCCAGGACGTCAACGTCGAGGTCGGGGCCTCGGCCTGGGCCATGGTCCTGCAGCCCCAGGGCAAGTTGGACGCCTTCGTTCGCCTGTGGCGCCAGGGGGAGGACCGCTTCGTGCTCGACACCGACGGGGGCTGGGGACCGGCAGTGGTCGAACGGCTGAACCGGTTCAAGCTGCGGGTCAAGGCCGAGGTCGGACCGCTGGCCTGGAAGTGCCTGGCCTTGCGCGGCCCTCGCGCCCATGAGGTGGCCGGGGCCGCGGCGAGCCCGGGCACGGTCGTGCTGGGGGCGGACTGGCCGGGCCTGGCCGGGGCCGACCTGGTGGGGGAGGGCCCGGAGCTGCCCGCCGGGGTGCGCCTGTGCGGGCCGGCGGCCTACCAGGTGGCCAGGATCGAGGCGGGGGTACCGGAGATGGGCCGGGAGATCGACGAGTCCACGATCCCGGCCGAGGCGGGCATCGTCGAGCGTTCGGTGAGCTGGACCAAGGGTTGTTACACCGGCCAGGAGCTGGTGGCCCGCATCGACTCCCGGGGAGGCAACGTGCCCCGGCGGCTGCGGGGGCTGGTCCTGGGCGAGGGGGAGGTGCCGCCCGCGGGGGCGCGGGTGGTGGCCGGGGAGAAGGACGTGGGGCGGGTCACAAGCGTGGGGGAGCCGATCGAGGGGAGGGCGCCGGTCGCCCTCGCTTACGTGGGACGGGCGGTCGAGCCCCCGGCCGACGTGACCGTGACCTGGGACGGCGGCTCAGTCCTGGCCACCGTCGAGCCGCTCCCCCTGGTCCCCTAG
- a CDS encoding PadR family transcriptional regulator encodes MPGLTTTSYAFLGLLAIRPWSSYELTRQMSRSLGLMWPRAESKLYEEPKKLVAYGLAEAGTELVGRRSRTVYAITAEGRRALAEWLTEPGAGPALEFEGLVKAFFSENGTKADLLATVEAAREWARGLGAQSHAIGTAYGHGEGPFPERRAQQLLVARFLNDFYVTVAQWAQWAATVVDAWPDDPGQAVADPAEIDETNRRAALAAGLDGH; translated from the coding sequence ATGCCGGGCCTGACCACCACTTCGTACGCCTTCTTGGGGCTGCTGGCCATCCGCCCCTGGAGCAGCTACGAGCTCACCCGCCAGATGAGCCGGTCGCTGGGGCTCATGTGGCCGCGAGCGGAGAGCAAGCTCTACGAGGAGCCCAAGAAGCTGGTGGCCTACGGCCTGGCCGAGGCCGGCACCGAGCTGGTCGGGCGACGGTCCCGCACGGTCTACGCCATCACCGCCGAAGGCCGGCGGGCGCTGGCCGAGTGGCTGACCGAGCCGGGGGCGGGGCCGGCGCTGGAGTTCGAGGGGCTGGTCAAGGCCTTCTTCTCCGAGAACGGCACCAAGGCCGACCTGCTGGCCACGGTGGAGGCGGCCCGGGAGTGGGCCCGCGGCCTCGGGGCCCAGAGCCACGCCATCGGCACGGCCTACGGGCACGGCGAAGGCCCGTTCCCCGAACGCCGCGCCCAGCAACTGCTGGTGGCCCGCTTCCTCAACGACTTCTACGTCACGGTGGCCCAATGGGCGCAGTGGGCCGCGACGGTCGTCGACGCCTGGCCCGACGACCCGGGCCAGGCGGTGGCCGACCCGGCCGAGATCGACGAGACCAACCGCCGGGCCGCCCTGGCCGCCGGGCTCGACGGGCACTGA
- a CDS encoding ABC transporter ATP-binding protein: MPLPTTLDDRRTAVAARAVSATKVYGRGDTAVRALDGVDLEIAGGAFTAVMGPSGSGKSTLLHCLAGLDTLTSGQVFVGDLELGALSDAALTRARRERIGFVFQGFNLVPTLTARENIVLPSRLAGARPDEDWVGQVVATVGLGDRLDHRPSQLSGGQQQRVAVARALASRPQVVFADEPTGNLDSRAGAEVLRLLREAADRFGQTVVMVTHDPVAAAWADDAVFLVDGRIVDRLERPTADLVLDHMKKLGG; encoded by the coding sequence ATGCCTCTTCCGACCACCCTCGACGACCGCCGGACGGCGGTGGCCGCCCGCGCCGTCTCGGCCACCAAGGTCTACGGCCGGGGCGACACCGCCGTGCGGGCGCTCGACGGGGTCGACCTGGAGATCGCAGGCGGGGCCTTCACGGCCGTGATGGGCCCCTCGGGCTCGGGCAAGTCGACCCTGCTGCACTGCCTGGCCGGCCTCGACACGCTCACGTCGGGCCAGGTGTTCGTGGGCGACCTCGAACTGGGAGCCCTCAGCGACGCCGCCCTCACGCGGGCCCGGCGGGAGCGCATCGGGTTCGTGTTCCAAGGCTTCAACCTGGTGCCGACGCTCACGGCCAGGGAGAACATCGTGCTGCCCAGCCGCCTGGCCGGCGCCCGTCCCGACGAGGACTGGGTGGGCCAGGTGGTGGCCACCGTCGGGCTGGGCGACCGGCTCGACCACCGTCCCAGCCAGCTCTCGGGGGGCCAGCAGCAGCGGGTGGCCGTGGCCCGGGCGCTGGCCAGCCGGCCCCAGGTGGTGTTCGCCGACGAGCCCACCGGCAACCTCGACAGCCGGGCCGGGGCCGAGGTGCTGCGCCTGCTGCGGGAGGCGGCCGACCGCTTCGGCCAGACCGTGGTCATGGTCACCCACGACCCGGTGGCGGCCGCCTGGGCGGACGACGCCGTCTTCCTGGTCGACGGCCGCATCGTCGACCGCCTGGAGCGGCCCACCGCCGACCTGGTCCTCGACCACATGAAGAAGCTGGGAGGCTGA
- a CDS encoding sensor histidine kinase, with translation MVATLLHPWRGGRLWPALAHTALDLPVGMAVTVPTAVLAALTVGLAITLPLAVLPAAGLLVWTGLAAKVERARAAALLGVDIADPVPPLPAGPLWPKVKAALTSGPRWRQVAYGLARLPVGVVLFAAVVTAWAGSFTLMGLPAYASFLPGRTAQLGLLGATQGPLTVALAAVGLAGLVVAAPWLTLAAARTDAALATWLLGPSRERALAERATRAETGRAAAVDAAEAERRRIERDLHDGAQQRLVALAVDLGSARERLDTDPEGAKALVAEAHEEAKAALREIRDLVRGIHPVILEDRGLDAALSAVVARSPVPVELDIELGGRRLPQAVESAAYFVVSEALANVARHARASKAAVSMAVTGDRLVVEVRDDGTGGADPAAGTGLRGLRDRVVALGGTLDILSPPGGPTTVLVELPCAS, from the coding sequence GTGGTTGCGACTCTCCTTCACCCGTGGCGGGGCGGGCGGCTGTGGCCGGCTCTGGCTCACACCGCCCTCGACCTGCCCGTCGGGATGGCCGTGACGGTGCCCACGGCCGTGCTGGCCGCCCTGACCGTGGGGCTGGCCATCACTCTGCCCCTGGCCGTGCTCCCGGCCGCCGGTCTGCTGGTGTGGACGGGCCTGGCCGCCAAGGTGGAGCGAGCGCGGGCCGCGGCCCTGCTCGGGGTGGACATCGCCGACCCCGTGCCCCCCCTGCCCGCCGGCCCGCTGTGGCCCAAGGTGAAGGCGGCCCTGACCTCGGGGCCGCGGTGGCGCCAGGTGGCCTACGGTCTGGCCCGCCTGCCCGTCGGGGTCGTGCTGTTCGCGGCCGTGGTCACGGCCTGGGCCGGTTCGTTCACCCTCATGGGCCTGCCCGCCTACGCGTCCTTCCTGCCTGGGCGTACGGCCCAGCTCGGGCTGCTGGGGGCCACCCAGGGACCGCTGACCGTGGCCCTGGCGGCCGTGGGACTGGCCGGCCTGGTGGTGGCCGCCCCCTGGCTCACGCTGGCCGCGGCCCGCACCGATGCCGCCCTGGCCACGTGGCTGCTGGGCCCCTCGCGGGAGCGGGCCCTGGCCGAGAGGGCCACCCGGGCCGAGACGGGCCGGGCGGCGGCCGTCGACGCGGCCGAGGCCGAGCGGCGGCGCATCGAGCGTGACCTGCACGACGGGGCCCAGCAGCGGCTGGTGGCGCTGGCCGTCGACCTGGGGTCGGCCCGCGAGCGCCTCGACACCGACCCCGAGGGGGCCAAGGCCCTGGTGGCCGAGGCCCACGAGGAGGCCAAGGCCGCCTTGCGGGAGATCCGTGACCTGGTGAGGGGGATCCACCCCGTGATCTTGGAGGACCGGGGCCTCGACGCCGCCCTGTCGGCCGTGGTGGCCCGCTCGCCCGTCCCTGTCGAGCTCGACATCGAGCTAGGCGGGCGCCGGCTCCCCCAGGCGGTGGAGAGCGCGGCCTACTTCGTGGTGTCCGAGGCCCTGGCCAACGTGGCCCGCCATGCCCGGGCGTCCAAGGCGGCCGTGTCGATGGCCGTGACCGGCGACCGCCTGGTGGTCGAGGTGCGCGACGACGGCACGGGCGGCGCCGACCCGGCGGCCGGCACCGGCCTGCGGGGCCTGCGCGACCGGGTCGTGGCGCTGGGCGGGACGCTCGACATCCTGAGCCCGCCGGGCGGGCCCACGACCGTATTGGTGGAGCTGCCGTGCGCGTCCTGA
- a CDS encoding DUF4097 family beta strand repeat-containing protein — translation MAGYDTPAGTGPAGTAGPGTPAGTPAPAGPAAPAGPGRPGPSPRAGRRGWLVAGSVVAGAAVVFATWSLLNMVAREIVTERSTFGAAGLTGLDIDGLHGRVEVVGASVDEVTVEARITHGLRRTGHDVRVEDGVLRLTTDCPPGPPLWCNIDYRVSVPSGLAVEATTRNGSVALRDLDGPVTARTSNGAVRVARMGGDLDIRTSNGSIEARALTSATVTARTSNGAVELTFAAAPTIVDARTSNGSVEVVVPDGPTTYRLDMQTSFVGSTDTAVRTDPASPRSITARTSNGSITVRYPTG, via the coding sequence ATGGCCGGCTACGACACCCCCGCCGGCACCGGGCCGGCCGGCACCGCCGGCCCTGGCACCCCCGCCGGCACCCCCGCCCCCGCCGGTCCGGCCGCCCCCGCCGGCCCTGGCCGGCCGGGCCCGTCCCCCCGGGCCGGCCGGCGGGGGTGGCTGGTGGCCGGGTCGGTGGTGGCCGGGGCGGCCGTCGTCTTCGCCACCTGGTCCCTGCTCAACATGGTGGCCCGGGAGATCGTCACCGAGCGCTCCACGTTCGGGGCGGCCGGGCTCACCGGGCTCGACATCGACGGCCTGCACGGCCGGGTGGAGGTCGTCGGGGCGTCCGTGGACGAGGTGACCGTGGAGGCCCGCATCACCCACGGCCTGCGCCGCACGGGCCACGACGTGCGGGTGGAGGACGGCGTGCTCCGTCTCACCACCGATTGCCCGCCCGGCCCGCCCCTGTGGTGCAACATCGACTACCGGGTCTCGGTGCCGTCGGGCCTGGCCGTCGAGGCCACCACCCGCAACGGCTCGGTGGCCCTGCGCGACCTCGACGGCCCGGTCACGGCCCGCACGAGCAACGGGGCCGTGCGGGTGGCCCGCATGGGAGGCGACCTCGACATCCGCACCAGCAACGGTTCGATCGAGGCCCGGGCCCTGACCTCGGCCACGGTCACGGCCCGCACCAGCAACGGGGCCGTCGAGCTCACGTTCGCGGCCGCCCCCACCATCGTCGACGCCCGCACCAGCAACGGCTCGGTGGAGGTCGTCGTCCCCGACGGGCCCACCACCTACCGGCTGGACATGCAGACGTCGTTCGTGGGCTCGACCGACACGGCCGTACGCACTGACCCAGCCAGCCCCCGCTCGATCACCGCCCGCACCTCCAACGGCTCGATAACCGTCCGCTACCCCACGGGCTGA
- the hisI gene encoding phosphoribosyl-AMP cyclohydrolase, translating to MPVATPITARPEDLEAVRYNADGLVPAVVQELSTGAVLMLAWMNAEALAKTLETGRTWFWSRSRQEYWCKGETSGDRQWVRQAYYDCDGDTLLLVVEQEGRGACHTGERTCFYRAFGGREPAS from the coding sequence GTGCCGGTTGCCACGCCCATCACCGCCCGCCCCGAGGACCTCGAGGCCGTCCGCTACAACGCCGACGGGCTGGTCCCGGCCGTCGTGCAGGAGTTGTCCACCGGGGCGGTGCTCATGCTGGCCTGGATGAACGCCGAGGCCCTGGCCAAGACCCTGGAGACGGGCCGCACGTGGTTCTGGTCGCGCAGCCGCCAGGAGTACTGGTGCAAAGGCGAGACCTCGGGCGACCGCCAGTGGGTGCGCCAGGCCTATTACGACTGCGACGGCGACACCCTCCTGCTGGTCGTCGAGCAGGAGGGCCGCGGGGCGTGCCACACGGGCGAGCGCACCTGCTTCTACCGGGCGTTCGGCGGCCGCGAGCCGGCCAGTTGA